The Henckelia pumila isolate YLH828 chromosome 2, ASM3356847v2, whole genome shotgun sequence genome includes a window with the following:
- the LOC140880777 gene encoding quinone-oxidoreductase QR2-like, which yields MATKLYIVYYSMYGHVEKLARVMKKGADTVKGVEAKLFQVAETLPAEVLGKMYAPPKPTDVPVITPGELVEADGLIFGMPTRFGMMPAQVKSLLDATGQLWQTGALVGKHVGMFTSTSAQGSGHETTALTAITQFAHHGMIIVPTGYTFGEGMYVLDEIKGGSAYGAGTFSGGDGSRQPSELELGHAFHQGKYIAGVVNQYKKGGSA from the exons ATGGCGACTAAACTTTATATTGT TTACTATTCCATGTATGGACATGTCGAGAAACTCGCCCGTGTGATGAAGAAAGGTGCCGACACAGTCAAAGGAGTCGAGGCCAAATTGTTTCAG GTTGCGGAAACGCTTCCTGCTGAGGTTCTCGGGAAGATGTATGCTCCCCCAAAGCCAACTGATGTGCCAGTGATTACACCCGGTGAACTTGTGGAGGCAGATGGACTCATATTCGGTATGCCCACTAGATTCGGGATGATGCCAGCTCAAGTGAAATCATTGCTAGATGCTACTGGCCAGCTCTGGCAGACCGGGGCGCTAGTAGGCAAGCATGTTGGCATGTTTACCAGCACTTCAGCTCAAGGAAGCGGCCACGAGACCACAGC TTTAACCGCGATTACTCAATTCGCACATCACGGGATGATCATCGTCCCCACTGGATACACATTTGGGGAAGGCATGTACGTGTTGGATGAGATCAAAGGTGGCAGTGCCTATGGTGCCGGAACTTTCTCCGGCGGAGATGGGTCGAGGCAGCCTTCGGAACTGGAACTGGGCCATGCTTTCCACCAAGGAAAATACATTGCAGGTGTTGTCAACCAATATAAAAAAGGAGGATCTGCTTAA